In Amphiura filiformis chromosome 1, Afil_fr2py, whole genome shotgun sequence, the following are encoded in one genomic region:
- the LOC140162999 gene encoding craniofacial development protein 2-like has translation MSNKAEQALIEWKPINDRIIYASLARFFSKFLKFSILQVYTPTNETNEEDKDNFYDQLQAIVYSIHKHDVLIVMGDLNAKVGEDNEGCESIMGKHGLGVRNDNGERLVDFCNLNNLVITGTIFPHRQIHKQT, from the coding sequence ATGTCGAATAAGGCAGAGCAGGCATTGATAGAATGGAAACCAATAAACGATAGGATCATTTATGCAAGTCTTGCAAGATTCTTTTcgaaatttttgaaattctcaatccTTCAAGTATATACACCCACCAATGAAACAAATGAAGAGGATAAAGACAATTTTTATGACCAACTGCAAGCAATTGTATATAGCATTCACAAACATGACGTACTTATTGTGATGGGAGACCTTAATGCTAAGGTTGGAGAGGATAATGAAGGCTGTGAAAGCATCATGGGAAAACATGGACTAGGAGTGAGGAATGACAATGGAGAGAGGCTTGTCGACTTTTGTAATCTAAATAACCTTGTGATTACTGGAACAATTTTTCCTCATCGACAGATACACAAGCAAACATGA
- the LOC140153197 gene encoding deoxyhypusine hydroxylase-like produces MNTDYETVRKIGDVLNDPKEPLAGRFRALFTLRNLGGQTAIDCISKCFGDSSALLKHECAYCLGQMQDKGAIPALESVLRDENQETIVRHEAGEALGAIGADSVLDILEEFQHSEIQEISETCQLAIQRIQWLHSQKKHDKSSKLSANPFESVDPAPPAEETTIETLRERLLDEKLSLFDRYRAMFALRNHNSEESVKALAEGLQCSNSALFRHEIAYVLGQMQHKVCVPQLMESLKKLEENAMVRHECAEALGSIAQDESEDILKEYAKDKERVVRESCEVALDMCEYEQSGDLHYADGLIKVQEAKA; encoded by the exons ATGAATACAGATTATGAAACAGTAAGAAAAATTGGGGATGTTTTAAATGATCCCAAAGAGCCCCTTGCAGGTCGATTTCGGGCATTGTTTACATTGCGTAATCTTGGTGGACAGACCGCTATTGACTGCATCAGTAAATGTTTTGGTGATTCTTCAGCCCTTCTCAAACATGAATGTGCGTATTGTTTGGGTCAAATGCAAGATAAGGGTGCTATACCTGCTTTGGAGAGTGTTCTGAGAGATGAGAATCAGGAGACAATTGTTAGACATGAAGCAG GTGAAGCACTTGGTGCCATTGGTGCAGACAGTGTGCTGGACATTCTTGAGGAATTTCAACATAGTGAAATACAGGAG ATTTCAGAGACATGTCAACTTGCTATTCAAAGGATACAGTGGCTTCATAGTCAAAAGAAGCATGACAAGTCGTCTAAACTATCAGCAAACCCATTTGAGTCTGTAGATCCAGCACCTCCTGCCGAGGAGACTACTATTGAGACATTACGGGAGAGACTTCTAGATGAGAAGTTATCATTGTTTGATAGATACAGGGCCATGTTTGCTTTGAGGAATCATAACAGTGAGGAGTCAGTGAAAGCTTTAGCAGAAG gtttgcaatgcAGTAACAGTGCCCTCTTCCGACATGAGATAGCATATGTGTTAGGTCAGATGCAACACAAGGTGTGTGTCCCTCAGCTCATGGAGTCACTCAAAAAACTAGAAGAAAATGCTATGGTGAGGCATGAGTGTGCAGAAGCCTTAG GTTCTATAGCGCAAGATGAAAGTGAAGATATACTGAAGGAATATGCCAAGGACAAAGAAAGAGTTGTGAGGGAAAGCTGTGAGGTGGCTCTAGACATGTGTGAATATGAACAAAGTGGGGATTTGCATTATGCAGATGGATTGATTAAAGTACAAGAGGCAAAAGCATAG